One window from the genome of Cottoperca gobio chromosome 15, fCotGob3.1, whole genome shotgun sequence encodes:
- the tp53bp2a gene encoding apoptosis-stimulating of p53 protein 2 isoform X4 translates to MRYEAKMMPMFLTVYLSNNDQHFTEVPVTPETLCRDVVELCKEPGEADCHLSEMWRGSERAVGDGERMLDVLQRWGQHRAEVRFFLRHNRAPSRESGGSRGSEQKRNGVKAPPDRRMENGVTTPRMDMTLTELQEMAARQQQQIDTQQQLLASKEQRLRYLKQQEQRQQQQASEQEKLQRLRENIENQETRLKKVRALKGQVEHKRLSNGKLVEEIEQMNNLFQQKQRELVMAASKVEELGRQLELLKNGKMDNFNDNQSSVAELDRLYKELQLRNKLNQDQNSKLQHQREGLNKRNLEVAAMDKRIIELRDRLWKKKAALQQKENLPPQIPWHSELTHSNNGYPGKERASKDTHLQVPSDGQAGQQSGPSRVAAVGPYIQSSTMPRGPVRHDLLVKPAYPDGTATLPAQDPQSKTGTGAEESGTPAGCDVTLSSEAGPTGLQPSKLADWGSSGPESNTNGHGPSSTLPRMTSHSNSNAEQDETEMRRDRKVRPFSMFEPTEAPATSLRKNQSSDDLVRDAQSAHKAPVKVPPPVPTKPKGPSVMPYGKPGLNTGTFPKAKPHSQQPQPAQGRNPLPPSQSQTLPLPSKQDTPPAATVRPFTPELPSSKDANLTKPQTLAASSIYSMYTQQAGSAKPFHQPSGVLGALNRSQSRTNGFVSVYGKPVIPGGGSMHPENPYMDRRSPALESEVDQNGAYNVGPSPSEGPQPETERIPRPLSPTKLLPFISNPYRHQNDGDLEALRKKLYNAPRPLKKRSSITEPEGPAGPNIQKLLYQKTTLAAMETVTTPTTPTYAGEAEKSADGSMGPHVPLSDAENHSSETGQTLEGGHRPSRIPGAKAPVPAPDEQTKTPSVIPQSEDIIPPPPPSHPAPRPDDDHFPPPPTDKMANLPPPPPEGFLEEFPPYPPPPYPSGAEQDSLGEDTFNMKAPEVTGQVTLPPGKRTNLRKLGSQRIDHDMRVKFNPLALLLDSSLEGEFDLVQRIIYEVEDPSLPNDEGITALHNAVCAGHTEIVKFLVQFGVNVNAADSDGWTPLHCAASCNNVQVCKFLVESGAAVFAMTYSDMQTAADKCEEMEEGYTQCSQFLYGVQEKMGIMNRGVVYGLWEYNGDNPDELLFHEGDCMTIIRREDEDEIEWWWARMGDTEGYIPRNLLGLYPRIKPRQRTLA, encoded by the exons ATGCGGTACGAAGCTAAAATGATGCCG ATGTTCCTGACAGTATACCTCAGTAACAATGACCAGCATTTTACTGAGGTCCCCGTTACCCCGGAGACACTGTGCCGAGACGTGGTGGAGTTGTGCAAGGAGCCGGGGGAGGCAGACTGTCACCTGTCCGAGATGTGGCGTGGATCTG AGCGAGCTGTAGGTGATGGGGAGAGGATGCTGGATGTGCTCCAACGATGGGGACAACACAGGGCAGAGGTGCGCTTCTTTCTGCGTCACAATCGAGCCCCGAGCAGGGAATCGG GTGGCTCAAGAGGCTCAGAGCAGAAGAGGAATGGAGTGAAGGCACCACCAGATAGAAGAATGGAGAATGGG GTGACGACACCCCGGATGGACATGACGCTGACCGAACTACAAGAGATGGCtgccagacagcagcagcaaataGATACTCAACAACAGCTCCTTGCTTCCAAG GAGCAGCGGCTGCGCTACTtgaagcagcaggagcagcgtcagcagcagcaggcgtcTGAGCAGGAGAAGCTGCAGCGCCTCCGAGAGAACATCGAGAACCAGGAAACTCGGCTCAAGAAGGTCCGGGCCCTCAAGGGCCAGGTGGAGCATAAGCGCCTCAGTAATGGCAAACTGG TGGAGGAGATAGAGCAGATGAACAACCTGTTCcagcagaagcagagagaacTAGTGATGGCTGCTTCCAAGGTGGAGGAGCTCGGCCGACAGCTGGAGTTGctcaaaaatggcaaaatggACAACTTCAATGACAACCAGAGCTCTGTGGCCGAACTAGACCGCCTCTACAAGGAGCTACAG CTGAGGAACAAGCTCAACCAGGATCAAAACTCTAAGTTGCAGCACCAGAGAGAGGGCCTGAACAAGCGTAACCTGGAGGTGGCTGCCATGGACAAACGGATCATTGAGCTCCGAGATCGGCTGTGGAAGAAGAAGGCAGCGCTGCAGCAGAAGGAGAACTTGCCT CCTCAGATTCCCTGGCATTCAGAGCTCACCCATTCCAAC AATGGCTATCCTGGTAAAGAGAGGGCTTCAAAAGACACTCATCTTCAG GTGCCCTCAGATGGCCAAGCTGGACAGCAGTCGGGTCCGTCTCGTGTGGCGGCGGTCGGCCCATACATTCAGTCGTCCACCATGCCCAGGGGCCCAGTGAGGCACGACCTGCTCGTAAAACCAGCGTACCCGGACGGCACTGCCACCCTTCCAGCCCAAGACCCACAGAGCAAGACCGGCACAG GAGCAGAGGAGTCTGGGACACCTGCTGGTTGCGATGTCACTCTAAGTTCAGAAG cAGGTCCCACAGGTCTTCAGCCATCCAAGCTGGCAGACTGGGGCTCTTCAGGTCCAGAATCCAACACCAACGGTCATGGTCCATCTTCAACACTGCCCCGAATGACCTCTCACTCCAACTCTAACGCAGAACAAG ATGAGACGGAAATGAGGAGGGACAGGAAGGTGCGTCCATTTTCCATGTTCGAGCCAACGGAGGCTCCCGCCACATCCCTCCGCAAAAACCAGAGCAGTGATGACCTGGTCAGGGACGCTCAG tCTGCTCACAAAGCTCCAGTCAAGGTGCCTCCTCCTGTTCCCACAAAACCAAAAGGCCCTAGTGTCATGCCGTACGGCAAGCCAGGTCTCAACACAGGCACCTTCCCCAAAGCCAAACCCCACAGCCAGCAGCCCCAGCCTGCCCAGGGCCGCAACCCACTCCCACCTTCACAGAGCCAGACACTGCCCCTACCGTCCAAGCAGGACACTCCACCTGCGGCCACGGTGCGGCCCTTCACCCCAGAGCTGCCCTCCTCCAAAGACGCCAATCTGACTAAGCCCCAGACTTTAGCGGCCAGCTCCATTTACTCCATGTACACGCAGCAGGCCGGCTCAGCGAAGCCTTTCCACCAGCCTAGTGGAGTGCTTGGCGCTCTCAACAGGTCTCAGAGTCGCACCAATGGATTTGTCAGTG TGTACGGTAAACCAGTGATCCCCGGTGGAGGCTCCATGCATCCAGAGAACCCTTACATGGACCGCCGCTCCCCTGCCCTAGAATCTGAGGTTGATCAAAATGGAGCCTACAACGTAGGTCCCAGTCCGTCTGAGGGCCCCCAACCAGAAACAGAGCGCATCCCCCGGCCCCTCAGCCCCACCAAGCTGCTCCCCTTCATTTCCAACCCCTACAGGCATCAGAATGATGGTGACCTGGAAGCCCTGAGAAAGAAGCTTTACAACGCCCCCAGGCCGCTGAAGAAACGCAGCTCCATTACTGAACCAGAGGGTCCTGCAGGGCCTAACATTCAGAAACTACTCTACCAGAAGACCACACTGGCAGCTATGGAGACTGTGACTACACCAACCACTCCCACCTACGCTGGTGAGGCAGAGAAGTCGGCGGACGGATCCATGGGGCCGCATGTTCCTCTGAGTGATGCAGAGAACCACTCATCTGAGACGGGACAGACTCTGGAGGGAGGACATCGCCCATCTCGCATCCCAGGTGCTAAAGCCCCCGTACCAGCTCCTGATGAACAGACCAAAACACCTTCAGTCATCCCACAGAGCGAGGACATtatcccccctcctcccccatccCACCCAGCCCCCAGGCCAGATGACGATCATTTCCCACCACCACCAACTGACAAAATGGCCAACctgccccctccacctccagaAGGCTTCCTTGAAGAGTTCCCCCCCTACCCACCACCCCCATACCCCAGTGGAGCAGAGCAGGACAGCTTGGGAGAGGACACCTTTAACATGAAGGCGCCTGAGGTCACTGGCCAGGTTACTCTTCCACCG GGGAAGAGGACCAACTTGCGCAAGCTCGGCTCTCAACGCATCGATCACGACATGAGAGTGAAGTTCAACCCACTGGCTCTGCTGCTGGACTCTTCTCTGGAGGGAGAGTTTGACCTGGTCCAGAGAATCATCTATGAA GTGGAGGATCCCAGTCTGCCCAACGATGAAGGCATCACTGCTCTACACAATGCTGTCTGTGCTGGACATACAGAGATTGTCAAGTTTCTGGTTCAGTTTGGTGTCAACGTCAATGCTGCTGACAGTGACGGCTG GACACCTCTTCACTGTGCTGCGTCCTGCAACAATGTGCAAGTGTGCAAGTTCCTGGTGGAGTCTGGTGCAGCAGTGTTTGCTATGACTTACAGCGACATGCAAACGGCAGCTGATAAATgtgaagagatggaggagggcTATACCCAGTGTTCTCAGTTCCTCTATG GCGTGCAAGAGAAGATGGGCATCATGAACAGGGGGGTGGTCTACGGTCTGTGGGAATACAATGGTGACAACCCTGATGAACTGTTGTTCCATGAGGGAGACTGCATGACCATCATCCGTAGAGAAGACGAGGACGAGATCGAATGGTGGTGGGCACGCATGGGCGACACAGAGGGTTACATTCCCCGCAACCTCCTTGGG CTCTACCCCAGAATAAAGCCGAGACAGAGAACGCTGGCTTGA
- the tp53bp2a gene encoding apoptosis-stimulating of p53 protein 2 isoform X3 — MRYEAKMMPMFLTVYLSNNDQHFTEVPVTPETLCRDVVELCKEPGEADCHLSEMWRGSERAVGDGERMLDVLQRWGQHRAEVRFFLRHNRAPSRESGGSRGSEQKRNGVKAPPDRRMENGVTTPRMDMTLTELQEMAARQQQQIDTQQQLLASKEQRLRYLKQQEQRQQQQASEQEKLQRLRENIENQETRLKKVRALKGQVEHKRLSNGKLVEEIEQMNNLFQQKQRELVMAASKVEELGRQLELLKNGKMDNFNDNQSSVAELDRLYKELQLRNKLNQDQNSKLQHQREGLNKRNLEVAAMDKRIIELRDRLWKKKAALQQKENLPPQIPWHSELTHSNNGYPGKERASKDTHLQVPSDGQAGQQSGPSRVAAVGPYIQSSTMPRGPVRHDLLVKPAYPDGTATLPAQDPQSKTGTVGAEESGTPAGCDVTLSSEAGPTGLQPSKLADWGSSGPESNTNGHGPSSTLPRMTSHSNSNAEQDETEMRRDRKVRPFSMFEPTEAPATSLRKNQSSDDLVRDAQSAHKAPVKVPPPVPTKPKGPSVMPYGKPGLNTGTFPKAKPHSQQPQPAQGRNPLPPSQSQTLPLPSKQDTPPAATVRPFTPELPSSKDANLTKPQTLAASSIYSMYTQQAGSAKPFHQPSGVLGALNRSQSRTNGFVSVYGKPVIPGGGSMHPENPYMDRRSPALESEVDQNGAYNVGPSPSEGPQPETERIPRPLSPTKLLPFISNPYRHQNDGDLEALRKKLYNAPRPLKKRSSITEPEGPAGPNIQKLLYQKTTLAAMETVTTPTTPTYAGEAEKSADGSMGPHVPLSDAENHSSETGQTLEGGHRPSRIPGAKAPVPAPDEQTKTPSVIPQSEDIIPPPPPSHPAPRPDDDHFPPPPTDKMANLPPPPPEGFLEEFPPYPPPPYPSGAEQDSLGEDTFNMKAPEVTGQVTLPPGKRTNLRKLGSQRIDHDMRVKFNPLALLLDSSLEGEFDLVQRIIYEVEDPSLPNDEGITALHNAVCAGHTEIVKFLVQFGVNVNAADSDGWTPLHCAASCNNVQVCKFLVESGAAVFAMTYSDMQTAADKCEEMEEGYTQCSQFLYGVQEKMGIMNRGVVYGLWEYNGDNPDELLFHEGDCMTIIRREDEDEIEWWWARMGDTEGYIPRNLLGLYPRIKPRQRTLA, encoded by the exons ATGCGGTACGAAGCTAAAATGATGCCG ATGTTCCTGACAGTATACCTCAGTAACAATGACCAGCATTTTACTGAGGTCCCCGTTACCCCGGAGACACTGTGCCGAGACGTGGTGGAGTTGTGCAAGGAGCCGGGGGAGGCAGACTGTCACCTGTCCGAGATGTGGCGTGGATCTG AGCGAGCTGTAGGTGATGGGGAGAGGATGCTGGATGTGCTCCAACGATGGGGACAACACAGGGCAGAGGTGCGCTTCTTTCTGCGTCACAATCGAGCCCCGAGCAGGGAATCGG GTGGCTCAAGAGGCTCAGAGCAGAAGAGGAATGGAGTGAAGGCACCACCAGATAGAAGAATGGAGAATGGG GTGACGACACCCCGGATGGACATGACGCTGACCGAACTACAAGAGATGGCtgccagacagcagcagcaaataGATACTCAACAACAGCTCCTTGCTTCCAAG GAGCAGCGGCTGCGCTACTtgaagcagcaggagcagcgtcagcagcagcaggcgtcTGAGCAGGAGAAGCTGCAGCGCCTCCGAGAGAACATCGAGAACCAGGAAACTCGGCTCAAGAAGGTCCGGGCCCTCAAGGGCCAGGTGGAGCATAAGCGCCTCAGTAATGGCAAACTGG TGGAGGAGATAGAGCAGATGAACAACCTGTTCcagcagaagcagagagaacTAGTGATGGCTGCTTCCAAGGTGGAGGAGCTCGGCCGACAGCTGGAGTTGctcaaaaatggcaaaatggACAACTTCAATGACAACCAGAGCTCTGTGGCCGAACTAGACCGCCTCTACAAGGAGCTACAG CTGAGGAACAAGCTCAACCAGGATCAAAACTCTAAGTTGCAGCACCAGAGAGAGGGCCTGAACAAGCGTAACCTGGAGGTGGCTGCCATGGACAAACGGATCATTGAGCTCCGAGATCGGCTGTGGAAGAAGAAGGCAGCGCTGCAGCAGAAGGAGAACTTGCCT CCTCAGATTCCCTGGCATTCAGAGCTCACCCATTCCAAC AATGGCTATCCTGGTAAAGAGAGGGCTTCAAAAGACACTCATCTTCAG GTGCCCTCAGATGGCCAAGCTGGACAGCAGTCGGGTCCGTCTCGTGTGGCGGCGGTCGGCCCATACATTCAGTCGTCCACCATGCCCAGGGGCCCAGTGAGGCACGACCTGCTCGTAAAACCAGCGTACCCGGACGGCACTGCCACCCTTCCAGCCCAAGACCCACAGAGCAAGACCGGCACAG TAGGAGCAGAGGAGTCTGGGACACCTGCTGGTTGCGATGTCACTCTAAGTTCAGAAG cAGGTCCCACAGGTCTTCAGCCATCCAAGCTGGCAGACTGGGGCTCTTCAGGTCCAGAATCCAACACCAACGGTCATGGTCCATCTTCAACACTGCCCCGAATGACCTCTCACTCCAACTCTAACGCAGAACAAG ATGAGACGGAAATGAGGAGGGACAGGAAGGTGCGTCCATTTTCCATGTTCGAGCCAACGGAGGCTCCCGCCACATCCCTCCGCAAAAACCAGAGCAGTGATGACCTGGTCAGGGACGCTCAG tCTGCTCACAAAGCTCCAGTCAAGGTGCCTCCTCCTGTTCCCACAAAACCAAAAGGCCCTAGTGTCATGCCGTACGGCAAGCCAGGTCTCAACACAGGCACCTTCCCCAAAGCCAAACCCCACAGCCAGCAGCCCCAGCCTGCCCAGGGCCGCAACCCACTCCCACCTTCACAGAGCCAGACACTGCCCCTACCGTCCAAGCAGGACACTCCACCTGCGGCCACGGTGCGGCCCTTCACCCCAGAGCTGCCCTCCTCCAAAGACGCCAATCTGACTAAGCCCCAGACTTTAGCGGCCAGCTCCATTTACTCCATGTACACGCAGCAGGCCGGCTCAGCGAAGCCTTTCCACCAGCCTAGTGGAGTGCTTGGCGCTCTCAACAGGTCTCAGAGTCGCACCAATGGATTTGTCAGTG TGTACGGTAAACCAGTGATCCCCGGTGGAGGCTCCATGCATCCAGAGAACCCTTACATGGACCGCCGCTCCCCTGCCCTAGAATCTGAGGTTGATCAAAATGGAGCCTACAACGTAGGTCCCAGTCCGTCTGAGGGCCCCCAACCAGAAACAGAGCGCATCCCCCGGCCCCTCAGCCCCACCAAGCTGCTCCCCTTCATTTCCAACCCCTACAGGCATCAGAATGATGGTGACCTGGAAGCCCTGAGAAAGAAGCTTTACAACGCCCCCAGGCCGCTGAAGAAACGCAGCTCCATTACTGAACCAGAGGGTCCTGCAGGGCCTAACATTCAGAAACTACTCTACCAGAAGACCACACTGGCAGCTATGGAGACTGTGACTACACCAACCACTCCCACCTACGCTGGTGAGGCAGAGAAGTCGGCGGACGGATCCATGGGGCCGCATGTTCCTCTGAGTGATGCAGAGAACCACTCATCTGAGACGGGACAGACTCTGGAGGGAGGACATCGCCCATCTCGCATCCCAGGTGCTAAAGCCCCCGTACCAGCTCCTGATGAACAGACCAAAACACCTTCAGTCATCCCACAGAGCGAGGACATtatcccccctcctcccccatccCACCCAGCCCCCAGGCCAGATGACGATCATTTCCCACCACCACCAACTGACAAAATGGCCAACctgccccctccacctccagaAGGCTTCCTTGAAGAGTTCCCCCCCTACCCACCACCCCCATACCCCAGTGGAGCAGAGCAGGACAGCTTGGGAGAGGACACCTTTAACATGAAGGCGCCTGAGGTCACTGGCCAGGTTACTCTTCCACCG GGGAAGAGGACCAACTTGCGCAAGCTCGGCTCTCAACGCATCGATCACGACATGAGAGTGAAGTTCAACCCACTGGCTCTGCTGCTGGACTCTTCTCTGGAGGGAGAGTTTGACCTGGTCCAGAGAATCATCTATGAA GTGGAGGATCCCAGTCTGCCCAACGATGAAGGCATCACTGCTCTACACAATGCTGTCTGTGCTGGACATACAGAGATTGTCAAGTTTCTGGTTCAGTTTGGTGTCAACGTCAATGCTGCTGACAGTGACGGCTG GACACCTCTTCACTGTGCTGCGTCCTGCAACAATGTGCAAGTGTGCAAGTTCCTGGTGGAGTCTGGTGCAGCAGTGTTTGCTATGACTTACAGCGACATGCAAACGGCAGCTGATAAATgtgaagagatggaggagggcTATACCCAGTGTTCTCAGTTCCTCTATG GCGTGCAAGAGAAGATGGGCATCATGAACAGGGGGGTGGTCTACGGTCTGTGGGAATACAATGGTGACAACCCTGATGAACTGTTGTTCCATGAGGGAGACTGCATGACCATCATCCGTAGAGAAGACGAGGACGAGATCGAATGGTGGTGGGCACGCATGGGCGACACAGAGGGTTACATTCCCCGCAACCTCCTTGGG CTCTACCCCAGAATAAAGCCGAGACAGAGAACGCTGGCTTGA
- the tp53bp2a gene encoding apoptosis-stimulating of p53 protein 2 isoform X5 — translation MRYEAKMMPMFLTVYLSNNDQHFTEVPVTPETLCRDVVELCKEPGEADCHLSEMWRGSERAVGDGERMLDVLQRWGQHRAEVRFFLRHNRAPSRESGGSRGSEQKRNGVKAPPDRRMENGVTTPRMDMTLTELQEMAARQQQQIDTQQQLLASKEQRLRYLKQQEQRQQQQASEQEKLQRLRENIENQETRLKKVRALKGQVEHKRLSNGKLVEEIEQMNNLFQQKQRELVMAASKVEELGRQLELLKNGKMDNFNDNQSSVAELDRLYKELQLRNKLNQDQNSKLQHQREGLNKRNLEVAAMDKRIIELRDRLWKKKAALQQKENLPPQIPWHSELTHSNNGYPGKERASKDTHLQVPSDGQAGQQSGPSRVAAVGPYIQSSTMPRGPVRHDLLVKPAYPDGTATLPAQDPQSKTGTAGPTGLQPSKLADWGSSGPESNTNGHGPSSTLPRMTSHSNSNAEQDETEMRRDRKVRPFSMFEPTEAPATSLRKNQSSDDLVRDAQSAHKAPVKVPPPVPTKPKGPSVMPYGKPGLNTGTFPKAKPHSQQPQPAQGRNPLPPSQSQTLPLPSKQDTPPAATVRPFTPELPSSKDANLTKPQTLAASSIYSMYTQQAGSAKPFHQPSGVLGALNRSQSRTNGFVSVYGKPVIPGGGSMHPENPYMDRRSPALESEVDQNGAYNVGPSPSEGPQPETERIPRPLSPTKLLPFISNPYRHQNDGDLEALRKKLYNAPRPLKKRSSITEPEGPAGPNIQKLLYQKTTLAAMETVTTPTTPTYAGEAEKSADGSMGPHVPLSDAENHSSETGQTLEGGHRPSRIPGAKAPVPAPDEQTKTPSVIPQSEDIIPPPPPSHPAPRPDDDHFPPPPTDKMANLPPPPPEGFLEEFPPYPPPPYPSGAEQDSLGEDTFNMKAPEVTGQVTLPPGKRTNLRKLGSQRIDHDMRVKFNPLALLLDSSLEGEFDLVQRIIYEVEDPSLPNDEGITALHNAVCAGHTEIVKFLVQFGVNVNAADSDGWTPLHCAASCNNVQVCKFLVESGAAVFAMTYSDMQTAADKCEEMEEGYTQCSQFLYGVQEKMGIMNRGVVYGLWEYNGDNPDELLFHEGDCMTIIRREDEDEIEWWWARMGDTEGYIPRNLLGLYPRIKPRQRTLA, via the exons ATGCGGTACGAAGCTAAAATGATGCCG ATGTTCCTGACAGTATACCTCAGTAACAATGACCAGCATTTTACTGAGGTCCCCGTTACCCCGGAGACACTGTGCCGAGACGTGGTGGAGTTGTGCAAGGAGCCGGGGGAGGCAGACTGTCACCTGTCCGAGATGTGGCGTGGATCTG AGCGAGCTGTAGGTGATGGGGAGAGGATGCTGGATGTGCTCCAACGATGGGGACAACACAGGGCAGAGGTGCGCTTCTTTCTGCGTCACAATCGAGCCCCGAGCAGGGAATCGG GTGGCTCAAGAGGCTCAGAGCAGAAGAGGAATGGAGTGAAGGCACCACCAGATAGAAGAATGGAGAATGGG GTGACGACACCCCGGATGGACATGACGCTGACCGAACTACAAGAGATGGCtgccagacagcagcagcaaataGATACTCAACAACAGCTCCTTGCTTCCAAG GAGCAGCGGCTGCGCTACTtgaagcagcaggagcagcgtcagcagcagcaggcgtcTGAGCAGGAGAAGCTGCAGCGCCTCCGAGAGAACATCGAGAACCAGGAAACTCGGCTCAAGAAGGTCCGGGCCCTCAAGGGCCAGGTGGAGCATAAGCGCCTCAGTAATGGCAAACTGG TGGAGGAGATAGAGCAGATGAACAACCTGTTCcagcagaagcagagagaacTAGTGATGGCTGCTTCCAAGGTGGAGGAGCTCGGCCGACAGCTGGAGTTGctcaaaaatggcaaaatggACAACTTCAATGACAACCAGAGCTCTGTGGCCGAACTAGACCGCCTCTACAAGGAGCTACAG CTGAGGAACAAGCTCAACCAGGATCAAAACTCTAAGTTGCAGCACCAGAGAGAGGGCCTGAACAAGCGTAACCTGGAGGTGGCTGCCATGGACAAACGGATCATTGAGCTCCGAGATCGGCTGTGGAAGAAGAAGGCAGCGCTGCAGCAGAAGGAGAACTTGCCT CCTCAGATTCCCTGGCATTCAGAGCTCACCCATTCCAAC AATGGCTATCCTGGTAAAGAGAGGGCTTCAAAAGACACTCATCTTCAG GTGCCCTCAGATGGCCAAGCTGGACAGCAGTCGGGTCCGTCTCGTGTGGCGGCGGTCGGCCCATACATTCAGTCGTCCACCATGCCCAGGGGCCCAGTGAGGCACGACCTGCTCGTAAAACCAGCGTACCCGGACGGCACTGCCACCCTTCCAGCCCAAGACCCACAGAGCAAGACCGGCACAG cAGGTCCCACAGGTCTTCAGCCATCCAAGCTGGCAGACTGGGGCTCTTCAGGTCCAGAATCCAACACCAACGGTCATGGTCCATCTTCAACACTGCCCCGAATGACCTCTCACTCCAACTCTAACGCAGAACAAG ATGAGACGGAAATGAGGAGGGACAGGAAGGTGCGTCCATTTTCCATGTTCGAGCCAACGGAGGCTCCCGCCACATCCCTCCGCAAAAACCAGAGCAGTGATGACCTGGTCAGGGACGCTCAG tCTGCTCACAAAGCTCCAGTCAAGGTGCCTCCTCCTGTTCCCACAAAACCAAAAGGCCCTAGTGTCATGCCGTACGGCAAGCCAGGTCTCAACACAGGCACCTTCCCCAAAGCCAAACCCCACAGCCAGCAGCCCCAGCCTGCCCAGGGCCGCAACCCACTCCCACCTTCACAGAGCCAGACACTGCCCCTACCGTCCAAGCAGGACACTCCACCTGCGGCCACGGTGCGGCCCTTCACCCCAGAGCTGCCCTCCTCCAAAGACGCCAATCTGACTAAGCCCCAGACTTTAGCGGCCAGCTCCATTTACTCCATGTACACGCAGCAGGCCGGCTCAGCGAAGCCTTTCCACCAGCCTAGTGGAGTGCTTGGCGCTCTCAACAGGTCTCAGAGTCGCACCAATGGATTTGTCAGTG TGTACGGTAAACCAGTGATCCCCGGTGGAGGCTCCATGCATCCAGAGAACCCTTACATGGACCGCCGCTCCCCTGCCCTAGAATCTGAGGTTGATCAAAATGGAGCCTACAACGTAGGTCCCAGTCCGTCTGAGGGCCCCCAACCAGAAACAGAGCGCATCCCCCGGCCCCTCAGCCCCACCAAGCTGCTCCCCTTCATTTCCAACCCCTACAGGCATCAGAATGATGGTGACCTGGAAGCCCTGAGAAAGAAGCTTTACAACGCCCCCAGGCCGCTGAAGAAACGCAGCTCCATTACTGAACCAGAGGGTCCTGCAGGGCCTAACATTCAGAAACTACTCTACCAGAAGACCACACTGGCAGCTATGGAGACTGTGACTACACCAACCACTCCCACCTACGCTGGTGAGGCAGAGAAGTCGGCGGACGGATCCATGGGGCCGCATGTTCCTCTGAGTGATGCAGAGAACCACTCATCTGAGACGGGACAGACTCTGGAGGGAGGACATCGCCCATCTCGCATCCCAGGTGCTAAAGCCCCCGTACCAGCTCCTGATGAACAGACCAAAACACCTTCAGTCATCCCACAGAGCGAGGACATtatcccccctcctcccccatccCACCCAGCCCCCAGGCCAGATGACGATCATTTCCCACCACCACCAACTGACAAAATGGCCAACctgccccctccacctccagaAGGCTTCCTTGAAGAGTTCCCCCCCTACCCACCACCCCCATACCCCAGTGGAGCAGAGCAGGACAGCTTGGGAGAGGACACCTTTAACATGAAGGCGCCTGAGGTCACTGGCCAGGTTACTCTTCCACCG GGGAAGAGGACCAACTTGCGCAAGCTCGGCTCTCAACGCATCGATCACGACATGAGAGTGAAGTTCAACCCACTGGCTCTGCTGCTGGACTCTTCTCTGGAGGGAGAGTTTGACCTGGTCCAGAGAATCATCTATGAA GTGGAGGATCCCAGTCTGCCCAACGATGAAGGCATCACTGCTCTACACAATGCTGTCTGTGCTGGACATACAGAGATTGTCAAGTTTCTGGTTCAGTTTGGTGTCAACGTCAATGCTGCTGACAGTGACGGCTG GACACCTCTTCACTGTGCTGCGTCCTGCAACAATGTGCAAGTGTGCAAGTTCCTGGTGGAGTCTGGTGCAGCAGTGTTTGCTATGACTTACAGCGACATGCAAACGGCAGCTGATAAATgtgaagagatggaggagggcTATACCCAGTGTTCTCAGTTCCTCTATG GCGTGCAAGAGAAGATGGGCATCATGAACAGGGGGGTGGTCTACGGTCTGTGGGAATACAATGGTGACAACCCTGATGAACTGTTGTTCCATGAGGGAGACTGCATGACCATCATCCGTAGAGAAGACGAGGACGAGATCGAATGGTGGTGGGCACGCATGGGCGACACAGAGGGTTACATTCCCCGCAACCTCCTTGGG CTCTACCCCAGAATAAAGCCGAGACAGAGAACGCTGGCTTGA